In Trichoplusia ni isolate ovarian cell line Hi5 chromosome 2, tn1, whole genome shotgun sequence, the DNA window ttaaatatttgactacGTCTTTTTCGTATCGTGTTTGCTTGCTCTTTACTAAATAAGGAACATTATATTGAATAAGCTGGTCTGCCAAGTCTAATATATAATctctatctatattttttatatagtaaCTTCTGTGAGAATGAATCATTATTGAAtgcaaaggtttactcacgcgtattgtTCGACCAGTTGGGTCCAAAAATAGGGCAATCCCGATAAGtgcgcgtgagtaagccgtttaATAATCTCCATAGTGGGCGATGTTGTAGAATAACTAGGACCACTTTATCTATTTAGCAAACCTCTTATAATAAAGGTATTGGAAATATACCCATTTTTTATTACCTGCAAATAATGAACATGCAATTTCATTATTTGCAGGTTTGACTGCATGTAGATGGCCAAGTTGGCCAAGTAGTATAGCATCATTACTTTAaacctgttttgttttcagatatGAACCACGCATTCCAGTTAGCAGCTCGCGCTGTGTTCCTCAGCAACAGTGCAGACATTGAGAAGTTTAGTTTCGAGCTGCCTTACGTGAAGCCCAACGTATCTACTAATACTAGTATTGAAGAGGACAGTTCTACTGGTGTGTAATGTATCTGTTACTTGATATTAAATGTGCCCTTATCACGAAGCGTTAaggttgaatttaaaataagaaattagaAAGTATTTTGTAAGTCATATCTCTAGCTACACTATAAAGCGGCAAggcgtattaaaattaagttttaactgCACCTACTACGAATCGAGTAAAAtctgcaattaaatacaaagaaaacaaaccCCAGATAGGGCTAAAACCTACGTTTTCTATCTAAAAGCACCAATCGGTTAACCAACTACTGAAGGCAAAGAGTTGGTCCCGaccatgttaaaaaaaactccgctgtgtatttctatttaattgcaaaattggttttcctttaattttatCCTCTCGGCTCTATTTGTGTAAAAGTCGATTGTTGACATGTCTTATGACGACTTTAGCTCTTTCTCCCTCATACAGTCTCTCATAAGTCCATTGAGTTTTCTTTAACAATCTAACCGTTTACTGAACTCTTGTTATTTCAGTCTCGGACGGCTGGTCGAGCATTATCCTGAAGTACGATTTCAAGTGGCCTCTCCACCTGCTGTTCACACCGGAGGTGCTGGCGCGATACAACGACATGTTCCGGCTTCTGTTGAGGATTAAGAAGACGCAACATGACTTACATGCGCTCTGGAAGACTTATAAACAGTCCACCAGGTTTGTGGAAGattttttgtggttttattCCGAGGTGGGGGATGTAGTTATTAGTACTCCAAGATACGTTTTATGAAAGGAACAAAGATTTAGGATAATTTTTTCCCCGTAATCTGGGAAACATTACAgccaatgtattttttttgccataATCATTCTCAATGATTGTTCCCAGTTTCTCGATGTGCCAGCTACACAACAAGCTGATGTTCCTGATGGACAACCTGCAGCACTACATGCAGGCGGACGTCCTGGAGACGAACTTCTCGCGGCTGATGGACGCCGTCTACAAGACCAACGACTTCGAGAAGCTCAAGAAGGCCCACGCGACGTTCCTCGCGGATATACTCAGCCAGTCGTTCTTGACTGTCACTTCGGTAAGCTTTATTCGATTTTAGaacgttctttaaaaaaaaaattatatataaaaaaggttCATGGTCATATCAGCCTGATAACTCCTGCTGGTAAGTGTATGACCTACTTTTTCGACCGGCTTTTCCAATATAGTAATAGGCTTGCAAAATTCGAGTGCACTTTGGAGagtcttaattttatttcctattTGATAAACTACTTAATCCCTTAAGACTGCTGCCATAAggcttaaaattatattacttaaaacacTGCGCCAAAAAGTTTGCTTGCCCGAACTCCAAATATTGAACCATTTACAGCAAATCTTAAAACTCCTAACAATATAACCTTTGTTGTGAAGTCGCGCGACAGCGACAGTTCGAGCGACGCGGCGGACGCTCTCAACAACCCCGTGTTCTGCAACATCATGGAGTTGCTCAAGCTCTGCCACTCCTTCTGCGGCATGAACAACTCGGTGGCCGACAGGGAGGCAGAAGACTACTATATTAGAGGATATTCTGATcggtaaatattattaacataacaCTTATATTTAGTTGTGGATGTAGATGGATAAAGGGGAAGAGGACAGTCAAAAAAACGATGGAtggtgtgaaagacgatatcgCATGCGTGAGGTAGGAAGGTATGGATGAAGAATACATGTTGCGTCGAGCTCAGTTAGGATAAGGGCAGTGGAATAATGATGAACATTAATATGTAGTTGGACGCAGAATTTGGCGTAGTGGAGACGAAAAGCAGTGGAGCTAAATTGTTTATCAACGTCTTTCAACGTCACTCAATGACGAGGGATCGATAAATCGCGTcatagaaatattgtttttttagcgAGCCTATATCCAGAGAGAGAGACAGATACCTTAAACACATACTCGATTTTATATATTGGTTGAACTAAATTTTTCCGCATAATTGTTTCAGATTCAACAAGCTAGTGAAGCAGCTGATGCAGCTGCTAGTGTCCCTGCGCGACCGGCCGTGCGGCGTGTACCTGGCGCGGCTGCTCATGCGGCTCGACTACAACCGCTGGCTCAGCGGCGAGGCGCAGCTCACGCAGTCCGTCACCAACATGCTGCGGTATTAGCCGCAGAGAACACTGCCAGGCTGCGGGCTAGCGTATAAAAAAGGCAtgctatacctacatataaaaaaaaaactaacgcccgcgcacaaggattaatttcctgGGAGAGGAATTCGCGACGGTTTAaagacattcaaatcacatgcacaaagacacccacgtCATGGATATATAaggtattttttgaaataactttgGGGAAAGGCGGGACCCGAATGGGTTGATGCGCTTATGAGCGGTTGCGACAAGGGACGCTTCCTAAAACACGGCAAAATCTGCCCGTAAATTTGTAACAGGTTTTTTGTGCGCATAAAAATATATGCTCGTCTAAAACCAAGGAATAAAGTTTTTTTGGAAGAGTGAATgtcatcaaatatttaaacaagttcaacataatttaataactaagaATGATCCTGGTTATACAACCAATCACTAGTGATCAAAATTTATCGTGGAGAAATGAATAccaaatctatatatataaaactcaaaggtgactgactgacatagtgatgcaacaacgcacagccgaaaccactggacggatcggactcaaatttggcattcaggtagatgttatgttgtaggcatccgttaagaaaggattttgataaatattccATATATTTTAACTGTACTAAAAAAATTGCCGTCACCTGTTTTGTAGTAACttgttcataattatgtttgtattcaAAACTAActactaaataaaatttcttgtttgttaATTATAGAAGTATATTGATTACAATATTGGTTCATCCTACTTACAAAAGACATATATAGTTATACTGCTGCTGACTTATATACTGCTAGTTATTCTAATATCAATAGATAGTGTTCCTAAATAAATGCgtttataatgattaaatattatttataaataaaataataatgttgtataaaatgattttatttagctgtcatcatcaccatcatcatctaTGGGTTCATCCACTAAGATTTCATCCTTTATTGGTTCATCCtttttttcatctttattaTTGTGTTCGCTCAGAGCTGCTTCAGCATGTTGTGCTAAGACTGCTTTGGTGAGAATACACTTTGTGTAATGGCAGGAGCAAGGCAGCGGGTGATCAATGTTATCCGGTGATAACATGGATAGTTGTATATTGTACCTGAAATATAAGGTTTAGGTGAAACAAGAGATTTCTTTCGAtatcttttaaaacttattattatgttaGCGTATTCTATTTTTTACGGATTTTCCAACTATTATAgtgtataatattgtgtttcCCGAGTAACTTTCTTTATACACCTGTTAATGATATACTGCAGTTTCTCAAAACTCCTTAATTTGTTATGCTCATCATTTACTGTGCTGGGTATCATTTCATTCAGCATTTTAAACTAGGACAACTTTTATCTAATTAACCACCGTAAAGATAAAAACTAAGTCACCTTCTACTCGACGTCGGGTCCCTGGTCATTTTAAGTTCGAAGGCGATTGGTTCGCCCTGTTCCACGTCTTGTTCGTGCGGTAACACGATTACCGTTTGTCTCCAATGTGTAGGCGTGCTTTTCGGACTCGTATCCAGAACCACGCGACCGTCTCCTGTACCGTTAGGAAGCTGGGGGAAATTACACTCGAACCATACGCAGAGGCCTTGGTAGTTACCGTTTTTGCTTGCACctgtgaaagaaaaaaaaaacttacttagtTAAGAGCAAGAGACCTGATCTGGAACAAATCTTacgttctaaaaataatgtaatcgCGACGACAATCGGTTGATCGGACAGACAAAGAGAGTTTATActgtaaaataaactgtttcaaGATGTTCGTCCAATATTCGCAGGTACAATCTAATAATTTTAGGAAAAGCTTCAATGAAAAATTCAGTGTGCAatggttaattataattattcatgaCAAGTTAACCACTTTACCATTCCCTTTAATCGCTGTTTAAATTCTCTTAAGGTTGATCCTTTTATATGTTTCTTCATTGCTACAAGTTTCTGGATGATCAGCGCCCTCTCAAATGGTAATTTCACAAGCAATGCCAAGCTGTGCCTTACTGCAGGCTAATTGAAGTGTTCATTTTTCCaacatgtaattattttcttaattacatgttataaacataaatttataaaatatattttttggtgtTTACTATCCATTCATAatgacattttcattttttttacacacaTGACAGTTTATAGGTTTTATTAAAGGCTAGTTTTGAAGTAGTACCTCATTTTGAACCACCACAGGTTGAGTTAACAATATCATTCAGTATTTCTTGTTGGATTAATTCTTTATGATTAACGCTTCCATATGCTTAGATTCTGCAGCAAAAATTTTGCTGCTAATATAgtacttatattaaatttattttatagcttacCAACAACATGTCTAAGCTTGAATGAGTTCAAGTCTGCTGTTGTATCTTCTCTCACATTAACCCAGCAAATGGCCACCTCTTCACCAAGCAATTCCTCTGGTTTCACATCTAAGATCTCTGGTTGTCCTTTTTTGGTTAGTCTTAGCTCTTTGgcaaatgatttcatttttactcCTTGCACATTGTCCCAGTCATTGTATAGCGATGGTATACTGGACAAATTAAAGGATTccaataagattaaaaataatcttcttCTGTATAATAgatttaacagtatttaaattttaacaaacagATCTCTTTGTGGATGAATTTAATATCTAtacctttatattattatgctgaaaactgtttttgtttgaatgtgtgtgctaatctcaagaactactgcttagattaaaaaaaaaaaattcagtgTCACAAAGCCTATGCCATATGGTATATCATATACCATTGTGTGTTATAATTTATAGGTACAGAGCATCAATGAT includes these proteins:
- the LOC113504193 gene encoding protein arginine N-methyltransferase 6; the encoded protein is MSDNSDSDDCVDQYFTSYGDLEVHKLMLEDEPRVTIYRNAILNNKAYFRDKTVLDVGCGTGILSVFCAQAGAKKVYAVEASNIADIAKDVVKENKWEHVIEVINERVEDIKIPKVDAIVSEWMGFYLLHEGMLDSVLFARDNFLKEGGELFPESATIYVAPCSIPSLYNDWDNVQGVKMKSFAKELRLTKKGQPEILDVKPEELLGEEVAICWVNVREDTTADLNSFKLRHVVGASKNGNYQGLCVWFECNFPQLPNGTGDGRVVLDTSPKSTPTHWRQTVIVLPHEQDVEQGEPIAFELKMTRDPTSSRRYNIQLSMLSPDNIDHPLPCSCHYTKCILTKAVLAQHAEAALSEHNNKDEKKDEPIKDEILVDEPIDDDGDDDS